Proteins found in one Panicum hallii strain FIL2 chromosome 4, PHallii_v3.1, whole genome shotgun sequence genomic segment:
- the LOC112888473 gene encoding DNA-repair protein XRCC1 — MSKRSLPSWMGSSKDGEDDSGKKKHAGTSQKAQKGPDFSKLLDGVVFVLSGFVNPERGTLRSQALDMGAEYRPDWTSDCTLLVCAFANTPKFRQVQADNGTIISKDWISESHKQRKLVDIEPYLMHAGRPWRKNKEPVESDQDQKEMHKEHRKQVQRSHVKSSTSATTEAGYSDSGNKHFSPSKIKQWAVDDLTQTVSWLESQEEKPEQSELKAIAAEGVITCLQDAIESLEQGNDIKGVAEQWSFVPHVVNELLKLDGSRIDASVPKEKLSQLAIKCKKIYQAEFARMFSDDKKGTKGQSSSPVTKHRRKTKSDDDHYNSDDTIEMTEEEIDLACRQLPRVCG, encoded by the exons ATGTCCAAAAGAAGCCTCCCTTCTTGGATGGGTTCTTCTAAAGATGGAGAGGACGATTCAGGCAAGAAGAAACATGCAGGCACCTCCCAGAAGGCTCAGAAAGGGCCTGATTTCTCCAAACTTTTG GATGGGGTCGTCTTTGTGCTGTCAGGGTTTGTGAATCCGGAGAGGGGCACGCTGCGGTCACAAGCATTGGATATGGGGGCGGAGTATCGACCCGATTGGACATCAGATTGCACCCTTCTTGTTTGTGCATTTGCTAACACCCCCAAATTTCGACAAGTTCAGGCGGATAATGGAACCATTATCTCAAAG GATTGGATCTCTGAATCTCACAAGCAAAGAAAACTTGTGGACATTGAACCTTACCTTATGCATGCTGGAAGGCCATGGCGAAAAAATAAGGAGCCAGTTGAATCTGATCAAG ATCAGAAGGAGATGCACAAAGAGCATAGAAAGCAAGTTCAACGGTCTCACGTCAAGTCATCCACCTCTGCAACCACAGAG GCAGGATATTCAGACTCTGGAAACAAACACTTTTCTCCCTCAAAAATAAAACAATGGGCAGTAGATGATTTGACGCAGACTGTGTCATGGTTGGAGAGCCAAGAAGAGAAG CCAGAGCAAAGTGAACTGAAGGCAATAGCTGCTGAAGGGGTTATTACTTGTCTGCAAGATGCCATAGAATCCCTCGAGCAAGGCAAT GATATCAAAGGAGTGGCGGAGCAGTGGAGCTTCGTCCCCCATGTTGTCAACGAACTGTTGAAACTGGATGGAAGCAGAATAGATGCATCTGTGCCTAAAGAAAAGCTCTCACAACTAGCAATCAAATGTAAGAAGATTTATCAGGCAGAGTTTGCTCGCATGTTCAGTGACGACAAGAAGGGGACGAAGGGCCAGAGCAGCTCTCCTGTAACCAAGCATCGCAGGAAGACTAAGTCGGATGATGATCACTACAACAGCGACGACACGATAGAAATGACAGAGGAAGAGATTGATCTGGCGTGCAGACAGCTCCCTAGGGTATGCGGATGA